Within Polyodon spathula isolate WHYD16114869_AA unplaced genomic scaffold, ASM1765450v1 scaffolds_2158, whole genome shotgun sequence, the genomic segment agcacctgtgttgaaaactggaagaaagtggggggcaaagaaagctatggaagatgcaaaggctgcccttcgaattggtgatatcatggggcaagttcagcatggaagagggggtcttggtctcagttcagctcctcctacatggcacaaggcagccccagctcaaaggaggaagctgatagtcaacgaggtgcaaaagcaggaggagaggatgaggtgtatgaaggccatttcccaggcgaagcagggagaatggatgagatgggagagtgtgccCAGGaccctcgcccaggacaactggaagctgctagagactggaaaatgctggcagatgttagtcaacagcttatttttccacctgagattgccaccactaaccttcgaccagatattgtcttgtggtctggatcagcacgccttgttcacctggtagagttaacagtgccatgggatggatgctgtagatgaggcgtacgagaggaagaaactgcgatatgctcaactagccactgaagcggaacagcgaggatggagagtccgggtttacccagttgaagtgggttgtcgaggatttgtggcacactctacaacccggtttctcagagacgtcgggttcagtggccaagagttgcatcgcacagtgaagaacttatctgaagcagcagagaggagcagcaactggctatggttgagacagaaagattctggctggggatctcaagcacaatagaaagaaagaaacgctgatgtgcAGGTAAGAAAGCTGGGCTgggttgagtgggggacggaggggggtgatgctgggatgccagaatcaccgtcgagccctcttgaggtgtcgtgggctagtcgacgaaacaccgaggattgaaggtgcccacttgaagaccccagagatgtaccctacttagctcaatccagatggttgtcatgctgatgcgctggggaggccgcactgtggttgatccctggagccagcattacacttcagccattaacaccagacagaaggatatctacatgaTTAtatgaaatgcaaatggatggatccacttatggatcacattagtttactgtaaagctacgtcttagttggtgcttatcttggcgagagccgagttcaaatcagcatgaagttttaagaTCTACTCTCGTTTAATGGAAATcatcggctgaatacaaaaacagttatttttgtattcagctgTTGAAGGACTTACTGTATAGTCAGaaacgtcctgataattgatttctaatcaattattctacctttttaaatgGTTTCCATGCCCCAGACTTCACAATGGATCAAGTGCAGATGCTGCTGTAGATGTAGGACCTGATAGTACAGGCTTGAGGTTTGAGAATTGCTTTTGCAAATAAGACTGCCAAGGTAaattctgtatatatattatatatatatatatatatatatatatatatatatatatatatatatatatatatatatatatttttaacttcaAAGAATCAACATACTTAACAAAATGCTCAATATCACAGTAAACAATCAACACAAGTTAGCTTGGTGTTCTCTTTAAATTTCCTGATTGCTATTACACTCTAGAACGCAGATGCATGATTTGCTGGAAATATATAATAATCACACCTTTAAACTAAAGCATACCAGAACCTGTCCTTGATCCAGAGAGCTATTCTGTATACTACAATGCAAGAGAAAGGGCTTGCATGCAATGTGTGTGATGCAAATCAAGACTGGATTCAATGCTTCGAGCGCAAGGCTTGTGTTAAACACACCTGGCTTGCGAAATATCGTTTATGATGTTCAGTGTTATAAAGCATCATGTTTCAGATATTAAATAGACCATAGTCTGTCTGTAGAACCACTAGATTATAAACCCACAAGAAACCAAGTTTAAtatagtattgtttttattatttgaacacaaatctttttgcattttgttaaaagcTGAAATTCCAGAGACAGATAGGAACACAAACTGTCAGCTACAACCAGACAAGACCAGTTCAGCATTCAACAAAATACCAGCACTACTTACTAAAACACGAGCACTACTTACTAAAACACGAGCACTACTTACTAAAAGTCGAGCACTACCTACTGTACTAACATACCAACACTACCTACTGTACTAAAATACTACTTACTCAAATACTAGCATTACTTACTATTGCTCTGCCTGAAGCGACAGGCATTAACACCTTGAACCAGATAAACTGGTCCAgatgaaacataagaacataagaacagaagaaagtttacaaacgagaggaggccattcggcccatcttgctcgtttggttgttagtagcttattggtcacaaaatctcatcaagcagcttcttgaaggatcccagggtgtcagcttcaacaacattactggggagttgattccagaccctcacaattctctgtgtaaaaaagtgcctcctattttctgttctgaatgcccctttgtctaaactccatttgtgacccctggtccttgtttcttttttcaggctgaaaaagtcccttgggtcgacactgtcaataccttttagaattttgaatgcttgaattaggtcaccacgtagtcttctttgttcaagactgaacagattcaattcttttagtctgtctgcatatgacatgccttttaagcccggaataattctggtcgctcttctttgcactctttctagagcagcaatatcttttttatagcgaggtgaccagaactgcacacaatattcaagatgaggtcttactagtgcattgtacagttttaacattacttcccttgatttaaattcaacacttttcacaatgtatccgagcatcttgttagccttttttatagcttccccacattgtctagatgaagacatttctgagtcaacaaaaactcctaggtctttttcatagattccttctccaatttcagtatctcccatatgatatttataatgtacatttttatttcctgcctgcagtacacttttctctattaaatgtcatttgccatgtgtctgcccagttctgaatcttgtctagatcattttgaatgacctttgctgctgcaacagtgtttgccactcctcctacttttgtgtcgtctgcaaatttaacaagtttgcttactataccagaatctaaatcattaatgtagattaggaatagcagaggacctaatactgatccctgtggtacaccgctggttaccacaccccattctgaggtttttcctctaatcagtactttctgttttctacatgttaaccactccctaatccaggtacatgtgtttccttgaatcccaactgcgttcagtttgagaattaatcttttgtgcgggactttgtcaaaagctttctggaaatctaaataaaccatgtcatatgctttgcaattatccattatggatgttgcatcctcaaaaaaatcaagcaagtttgttaggcacaatctccctttcctaaaaccatgttgactgtctcccaggaccctgttaccatataggtaattttccattttggatcttattatagtttccataagtttgcatataatagaagtcaggcttactggtctgtagttacctggttcagttttgtttccctttttgtggatcggtattacgtttgcaattttccagtctgtcggtaccacccctgtgtcaagagactgctgcatgaccttggttagcggtttgtaaattacttctttctttgagtactactgggaggatctcatccggcccaggggatttgtttattttaagagctcctagtccctttaacacttctgcctcagtgatgctaaagttatttaaaactggataggaactggatgacatgtggggcatgttgtcagtatcttcctttgtaaaaacttgtgaaaagtaatcatttcatatatttgctattttttttccttcatctacaattttgccatttgtatctcttaaacatttaatctcctctttgaatgtttgcttgttgttgtaatattggaaagaCATTTTGGAACAtctttgcttcctttttttttttttttaagttggtgGAGGGATAGGCAGTGAACTGTGAGAAGTGAAAAACCACATCATTATATCCTGTCTTCTATCACACTCAAAAAAGCCATCAATGAAACACAGGTATGATGAATCATAAATATTACATATGCACTACCAGTACATTTCAGTATAACTGATTCCACAAATAccaaattattattgtattgacTACAGAATATTTAACTTGTGTTTCACATATTGCAGCACATCTGTGCCTCATACAATGTTAACATAAATCTTGACTCCTTTTGTAATGCAGCTGCCAGTCCTGCTCTGCTCTCAGTGCCTTGTACCCAAACATGGAAGACAAATTGTAACAGGTGttttacacatatataaatatatacacaataaaagggGTCCCATTAGAGTACAAGTGGTAAAGTCACACATTGATCAGGATATAGATAGAAACCAATTCTATTCCACAGTGTGCAATCAgtgataaatacaaaacaaaaaacgtgcAAGTTAATagcttttattttcacacatgctttTGTATTTTGATACTGGCTACAATTCCAGAGATAAATAGAACCACTGCACACACAAGGGTAGCTACCAGAGGAGACCACAGAACAGCTTGGGCTGAAAGACAAAGAAACAGAAATTAGTTGCAAAGTTTAGTCAGTCATATGCCAAACGGCTTCCCCACCAAAATCTGAACTGGTTCCTGTACTCACTAGTTTTGACTTCAGAAGGATAGGAGCCATATTGCGCCAAATGGATTGGTCCTGAAGACACAAGTGCCTTTACCCCTCCCTCAGCACTGCGACCTAGAGTAAAAGTAGGTTTAGTGATCAAAAAGGAGACCATTATAcagacaaaccaaaacaaaaaaaaaagacccttgaTTAGCCTTACCAAACCTCTGCTTCCCTGGAATGCACTGCCTGCTACAGAGGCTGTCCGACTGCCTGTTTGCATCACATATCACAACACTGCAGTGGAAGTAAATCTGAAAGACAAGGAACATTGGTCAAGGAAaggaagccataaaaaaaaaggtctctgaTAAAGCAGTACAAGTAACCGTTGTCCAATCAAGACTGCAGAGTTACGATCCATGTACCACAGCGTACAAAGGATGGTTTAGATCACCTGTCTTACCTGCCCTTTCAATGCAGTCCTGTCTCTCGTGAAGGAAAACATTTTCACTTCAAATCTCTTCAGATGAGATGGGAACACCACTCTTGCGTTGCTGGAGACTGGGTGAAAGACTGTCTTGTAGGTATCAGCAGAGTTCTCACAACTGTAAAATAAAGATGAAGTATATTCCACATGTATATGCGcacaacatgcatttaaaaccAATCCCATTTCTGCAAGCTGGTTACCTGTCTACAACAACATCCCACTTCGGAAGGCTGTCCCGGTCAGCAGAATAGGTTGCCCAGCAGTTCTCCAAAAACAATTCAGCCTGTGGATCCCTGCTGTACAGGAGTTCCACCTCAAAATACAAGGGGGATCTCAAGTACTTGACAACAGGGTACTCCTGAGCGCCATAGAAGTCATTGTAGGTTGAAGCTgcagagagaagggggggggggggggggtaattctCAGGACACACATACAAAGCATGCATCATTTCAAaagagattaaaataaataaatcatacctaGTGCAAGGCGCATTACAACCACAAGGTCACCCAAGCCAGGCTGGATGACAAGAGCAGGATTATTCTGGTACAAGAACTGTACTACCTTGGTGTCATTGACCACATAGTGACAGACAATGCTTAACCTAGGAGACAGAGACAACGGCATTAATAGTTTCACCTTCAGAATCAGAGTCAACTTCTGATAATACTTACCGGTAAGATGGACCAAATGTTGTAGACAGCACTTCATTCTCATAAGTCAGGAGGTTGTTGTCAAACTGGAAGTCAAAAACAGAATGTATATTGGCAGCATATTCCACAGAAAGGGTCACAGCACCTGAAGATGCCCAAACAGAACACACTAAAGTACATTTTAGCCAAGCTTATTTAAGCAATAACAGGATGTCCATGCAAAAACAGCCTAACCAAACAAAACATGCAGGCATGGCAGAGAATCCGATTCTTTAGGGCAAGTAATTGAGCAAAGGGGTTCTCTGTATCCCAAGGGGACTAAAGTAGAACTACTGACCCTTCTGGTTGTTCCACAGGAGTTGACATTGAAGTAGAAGACTGCCCGGACAGCATCAGACTGAAGGGGTCTGCAGCTAGGATCTCTTAATGTTAGTTGACTTGGAAGCAGTCCAGGTACAGATTCCACTTTTACAGCAAGAGCTGCCATAGTTCCATTGGCGAAGCAGTCTGAAATACAAGGATATGCAAGCCAATAAGAGGGTTCTAGCATCGTTACTTTTGCATGCAACAGGTGTGTGGAAGACCAATGTCTGCAGGACTTGCAGGTTTAACCACTTGACTGCCTCAAATGGACAACAGACATCCAGTTTGATTAATGCAAAGAGGATTCTAATCTTCATGCAACTGCGCAGACAGTTAACCTTGCTAAAAGGTATGTTAAATTGTCCAAGGGTTTCAGTCCATTCGTGCAACGCTAGCATTGACTAGTTCCCTTGGTAAAAGTAGTTACTGAAACAGGTAGCAAGAGTATGAATCAAGCTCCaccaaaattaaaatcaaaatggTGGCAGCTTTCTGAAGTAATTCAATGCCTAGCCACCCTCGCAGAGCAGACCTGCTTTGTGAACAATGGAAACCCTCGTGGCTAACATCACCAACCGTTCATCTTACAAAGACTCTGTAAGAGAGCAATTCTCCAGCACTGGAAGATTTTATACACAAAGTAGTTAGTTACCAATCATCTTCGTAGGGAAGCCACAGGACAGAGAGAAGCTAGTCAGCACAAACGTGGTCTCAATATCCTTCAAGGTCAAGTCCAGCCTGCTCCTGATCTCCGAAGATTTGATCACCTGCAGAGACAATACATCAGGTCAGTATTGTGGTCAACCCAAACAGCTACATAACACATCACATGAGATCACTTACTTCATATGTGGCATCAATTGCATTGTAAGGCACAGCCATCCAGAAATTGGTAGAGTTAGCATTATATTTGTACAGGGCAAGCAAACTTCCACCAAGTTCTCTTGAGCCCACATAAGGAATCCAGTTGCGACCCATGTTGCCATATTTTACCATGACATAGAATGCAGCAACATCACAATAGCCAGTTACTGTAGGTAGGACTGCAAGCAGAAGAGAAACAGGTCAAGGGATGGATGAGAAAAACCACCATTGACAAACAGAACAATGTTTAGTGAACACCAGTAATGAAACCTTGAAGGTCATTGGTTTGAGATTTCCATCGTTACTAACATTTGGCCACGTTTGTTGCCGAATACTGACGAGACACTGCTGAAGTATTACAATAAATAACCGATcacatttaaggaaaaaaaagctGCTTCAAAAAGAAATGATCCCATTTGACCGAGGAGCTGCAAAACAATGGCATGCTAATCATGCATTATTGTAGGCTACTGCATTTGTAGCAGGACTCCCAAAAGTATTTGAACAAACAGTGGCTTGGAAATAGCAGTGTTACAAGTTTAGTTCCCCCAAAAGTTACAGGATACTTGCACTACCCCAAATAGTTTTGAACAGCTGTGAAAGTCTGTACAATTAGGTGGCAAGCTAGATCGttcattcaaaatgtgtttcCCAAAACACTGGAGGAGTCTGAAGTTCCTCAAAAGAATTTAGGGAACTCGGAAGCCAGATTTAAAGAAATGGTTTCAAAGCAATTTGATCAGAGAAGTTTGACCATGAAAAAGTGCACCTTAACACTATGCCACACATCATAGGATCCTTTGGCACAGGTCAAGGTCACCACCACACTTCAAAAATGCAAATCTCTACAAATACCAATGAACTACCCAAGTGATAGGCTTCAAATGGTACAGATCTAAGTCTCAGGTTTTACACAAAAATTAACAGACCACACAATGGAAAGGGTGCCATTAGATTCAATCCATAATTGAAGGCAATGTTAAGAAACACCACAGCTAGCTAATTGTGTCCGCTTCAAGTAGGGTTGCAaacactttgtatttttatttggtagTGCTGTAGTATGTCACATGCATCAAGGAAATCACTTTTTGAACACAGCCAATTACTGTAGATTGGGTTTTGTAAAGTTGCCTAGCAAAGAAATAAAGGACCACCTTGAAGAGCTGCTGGTAAATTAACCTCTACAGCATTTCTACTATTTGTTTTGCAAGTTTATACACAAACTATTTAAAAGGAATTTATTGCTTACATACATTGATATTAGGATTAATTCTAGGGGGTTTACAATAGTCTGGTAGCTTATGGCTGCAGTTCTTGCTGTATTTTACTGCAGATAGGGGATCTATACCATGTCCTCTTCCCCTTTAAACATCTGTGCTGGGACATTGAATGCGGGGACCAATG encodes:
- the LOC121310430 gene encoding zona pellucida sperm-binding protein 2-like, translating into LPTVTGYCDVAAFYVMVKYGNMGRNWIPYVGSRELGGSLLALYKYNANSTNFWMAVPYNAIDATYEVIKSSEIRSRLDLTLKDIETTFVLTSFSLSCGFPTKMIDCFANGTMAALAVKVESVPGLLPSQLTLRDPSCRPLQSDAVRAVFYFNVNSCGTTRRFDNNLLTYENEVLSTTFGPSYRLSIVCHYVVNDTKVVQFLYQNNPALVIQPGLGDLVVVMRLALASTYNDFYGAQEYPVVKYLRSPLYFEVELLYSRDPQAELFLENCWATYSADRDSLPKWDVVVDSCENSADTYKTVFHPVSSNARVVFPSHLKRFEVKMFSFTRDRTALKGQIYFHCSVVICDANRQSDSLCSRQCIPGKQRFGRSAEGGVKALVSSGPIHLAQYGSYPSEVKTTQAVLWSPLVATLVCAVVLFISGIVASIKIQKHV